From the Mesoplasma syrphidae genome, the window TTTGCTGCACCATACTTATCAAAAAATGGAGATCATGCCTCTTCACAGCGACTATTAGCTGCAGCATTAAAAATTTTAATTGAACGTGACAATAAATTTGATGTTCAACTATCATTGGTTGTTTCAACAAAATGAGGAATTTCAATTAATCCAGGTTTATCTTCATCAAGAGATTTAAAACTTTTAGGGGATGAAGCTTATCCATTGTATAACTTTACAAAATATTTAGGGCTAAATTTTAGACTAAATCTAGTAACTGGTTATTTAACCGAAACTGATTCACTTCAACTTGGTCAAAGATGAGAAGTTGAAATTATGAAAGAAGCAATTCTCGCTTCACGTAAAAATTGAGTTGAAATGCATCAAGCTTTTAATTCAGTTTCAAAAAGTGACTTACCATCCGAAAAAGAAATTTCTCGAAGAATTAAGGTCACACCATGAATTGGCCGAAGAGCTGAAAAAGCAAGCTATAACTTTACTCCTGAAAGTGCAATTGAGTTGCGCGAGTTTGCAGAACAACAAAATTTAGGTGGTATTGGAATGTTTTACATTTCCCGTGATGTTCCAAGCGAATTTCAAAAGAAAGGTAATTCTATTTATAACTTAAGCGATGATAATGCTTTAAATCAAAATATTCGTTCAGGTTCAGGATTTAAACAGTTTACTTATGCAAAGGCCCTAAATGGAACTTTAAAACGTGAGCACTTGGTTCCCGAAGCTCAAACAAAAGCTGAAATTAGGGTAATTGGGGGAATAGATTATCAAGAAGACATTGAAAAAGTTAAAGCTTTAGACAATATTGAAAATGACAGTCATGTAATTGTTAGTGAAGTTGGTGGCGGCATCTCTGATGACAAAAATCCACCCAATTGAGAACCACCAAGTGGCCAAAATACTAGCATGTATAAAACTTGAAAAGATGCTAATCCAAATCGTTCAGAAAAAATAGTTCGCAAAGCTGTTAAAAATAAAAATACCTATTATTCACCATATTTAGATGCTGGTTTATATCAAGGTAATGATATTGTCAAAATTATAGAAGAAGTTCCAGCAATGGATCACTTAACATTAGCGTTTGTTCAGCAGGTTAATCAACATGGAAATAAACTTGAAATGTCAATTGCTGGACAAGCTAAAAATAACGAGGGATATGCATGATGAGAAGAAACACAATTATGAGCAAAAATGCTTAAACCATTAGTTGATAAAAATGCTTTTGAAAATATTAAAGTTGCTTATGGAGGAGCTATAACTGGAGGATTTACTGAAAAAAATCCATGAACTTTAGCTAATAAGCTTCACTCCAATGATTCTGCTAGAGCTCAAGAAGTTTTAACTGAAGCTTTAGTTGGATATCAACAAGAACTTGTTGATATTGTTCAAAAATATAACAATAAAACTGTGCAAATGCCTAAAGCAATTGACTTTGACATTGAAGGGCATGCTCAAAGTTTAGATGCTGATAATCGTTTATTGGCAAAAACGTTAGCCGATATGAAAAAAGCAGATTCTAGTTGAGATTTCTCAATTACGTTACCAGTATTGCCTACAGGATTAACTGTTGTTGGTTACCATGTAATGGATATTTTTATTGAAGAATATCATAAAGCAGGGCTTGCCCAAAAAGACTTACCAATTATTAATTTAATGTTAATGGATTATGGTGATGGATTTTATAGACATGCTAGAGATGTTCGCAAAGTAACTAATTTCCAATTAGCAAAAGAGGCCGTTGAAGCAACTAAAGTTAATCTAGAAAATAGCATTATTAAGCATTTTAAAACAGTTGAATTAAAGAATTTGTATTCTAAATTGGCAGGAACACCAATGATTGGAGTTAATGATACGATTCAAGGAGTATTTACTCTAGAAGATGCCAAAGAAATGTATAATTGAGCTCATGAAATTGAATTAGCATATGTTTCAATTTGATCAATGAATGATGATCGTGGATTTAATTTAGATTCTAAAAAACCAAGTGCCAAAACTTTAACTAGTCATGGTTTGACTTATCTCAAAGAATACGATTTTTCAAAAGCTTTTGCTGGTAATTGAAACAAAATTGGAAAATAACTTACAAAAAATGAGGTAAGCCTCATTTTTTATTATAATCTTGATAAGAGGTGTAGAAATGATTACTAAAGAAACAATAATTTGATTAAGCGAGCAGCAAAAAAAATTAGACAACTATATTGGCCAAAAATGAAATTTACAAAATGATGAAACTATTTTGAAAAAACGAATGGTTGCCTTTTTAGTTGAACTTGGTGAATATGCCAATGAAGAGCGCAGTTTTAAATTTTGATCTCAAAAGCCTGAAGCTGAATTAAATGTTCAACTTGACGAGTATATTGACGGAATTCATTTTTTAATTAGTATTGGAAATCAAATTGGCTATGATTTTAATACTTATCAAAGTACAGATTTTGGAATTGATAATAATATAGATATTTATTTGACTTTAATTAGTATGTTTAGTGAATTTATCAAAACCCGTGATTTTGAAACTTATGAAGATTTATTAAATATTTATTTACAAATTTGTGAAGCCAAAATTTATAGTGAAACAGAGATCATTGAAGCCTATAAATTAAAAAATGCCATTAACTTTAAACGTCAAGACAATAATTATTAATAATTTATTAAATATATTATTTTGAAAAGTAGTTTTAAACTACTTTTTTAATTTTTCGTATTGCCTTAAACTTACTTGAACCTTATATAATTTATTTGTCAACTAAGTTAGAAGTAATTAAGGTTGTCAAAAAACATTCAAATATAAAAAATTTGAATTAAGGAGATCAATGAAAACAAGGATTTTAGGAAATAAATTACAAGTTAATGAAATTGGTTTGGGATGTATGGGACTAAGCATGTCGTTTCCACCATTTCCAACTGAAGATGAGGCAGTTGCTTTTTTAAGAAAGGCATATAAACAAGGTGTAAATTTTTTTGATACAGCTGAAATTTATGGTCCATTTGAAAATGAAAAACTAGTTGGAAAAGCTTTTAAAGATATTCGTTCAGAAGTTATTATTGCTACTAAATTTGGCTTTAAATATGAAGGGAATAAGGCAGTTGGATTAGACAGTTCTCGAGAAAACATTTTACGAGCTCTTGAAGGAAGTTTAAAACGTCTACAAACCAATTATATTGACCTTTTTTATCAACATCGTGTTGATCCACAAGTTCCAATTGAAGAAGTAGCACAAGTAATGAAAGAATTAATAGCGGCTGGTAAAATAAAATATTGAGGACTAAGTGAAGCATCAGCTGCTACAATTCGACGTGCTCATAAAATTTGCCCGGTAACTGTAGTTCAAAGTGAGTACTCAATGTTTTGAAGAGAACCAGAACAAAAAATCTTTCCAACATTAAAAGAATTGCAAATAGGTTTTGTTCCATTTTCACCTCTAGGCAAAGGGTTTCTAACTGGTCATGTCAAACCCGGACAGATATTTGGTGAAGGTGATTTCAGAAATACAATTCCTCGCTTCAATAATCCAGAATATTTAGCAGCGAATATGAAACTTGTAGAATTTGTCAGAGAACTAGCAAACGCCAAGCAAACAACACCTGCAGCAATTGCAATTGGATGAGTTTTGGCTCAAGGAGAATGAATTGTACCAATTCCAGGAACTAAAAAAATTAATCGACTAATTGAAAATATTAGCGCCAGTCAATTAGTTTTTAGTAGTTCAGAAATTGAAATGATTGACCAAAAGTTAAGTGAGATTGAAATTATTGGCTTTCGCTATTCTGAACAAAGCGAAAGCCAAATTGACAAATAAAATTGAGTATTAAATAATTAAAAAACAATTTCACTGCTAAATGTGAAATTTTTTTATATAAAGATATTTGCCTTATTTCTTATTTTTAATAGCTTGCTCATAAAAATCTTTTTTGTAGTTAATAAAAGCTATTTGTTCTTCAAGATCATGTTGTTTTTTTAAAACAACTTTTTCTTGTTTCAAAATCATTGCTTGCCTTGATTCTAAAGTTATCT encodes:
- a CDS encoding lipoprotein is translated as MKKILTLLGAISLATTTGLAVVACNNQKESLKERELEKEVQTLKDKIKKLEFDLEANKEQLDSTKSKLKDLVTKLDELKNNQKGGYGKISIEASEARKKAIANQEWQSVLQQDYSLSKKSQKALNYSPTKDTFSIAKLMNNQNDVSTLAHKNIIQIKDRLEFTPYADIGIVEDTVEYLLKEKGRPGAYRQIAKDELQKNNSSIINYNHLGKIATNSKVITEASEVTLGFMQNASDTGELVPMWNAAPAKDNLGILADQANETEYAKWFNDRYRSWTNQTETGKLQPNNVRISFGPFANALWHNAWLNNKTPEQLASVLEKIAKKYNTKKFDFYFAAPYLSKNGDHASSQRLLAAALKILIERDNKFDVQLSLVVSTKWGISINPGLSSSRDLKLLGDEAYPLYNFTKYLGLNFRLNLVTGYLTETDSLQLGQRWEVEIMKEAILASRKNWVEMHQAFNSVSKSDLPSEKEISRRIKVTPWIGRRAEKASYNFTPESAIELREFAEQQNLGGIGMFYISRDVPSEFQKKGNSIYNLSDDNALNQNIRSGSGFKQFTYAKALNGTLKREHLVPEAQTKAEIRVIGGIDYQEDIEKVKALDNIENDSHVIVSEVGGGISDDKNPPNWEPPSGQNTSMYKTWKDANPNRSEKIVRKAVKNKNTYYSPYLDAGLYQGNDIVKIIEEVPAMDHLTLAFVQQVNQHGNKLEMSIAGQAKNNEGYAWWEETQLWAKMLKPLVDKNAFENIKVAYGGAITGGFTEKNPWTLANKLHSNDSARAQEVLTEALVGYQQELVDIVQKYNNKTVQMPKAIDFDIEGHAQSLDADNRLLAKTLADMKKADSSWDFSITLPVLPTGLTVVGYHVMDIFIEEYHKAGLAQKDLPIINLMLMDYGDGFYRHARDVRKVTNFQLAKEAVEATKVNLENSIIKHFKTVELKNLYSKLAGTPMIGVNDTIQGVFTLEDAKEMYNWAHEIELAYVSIWSMNDDRGFNLDSKKPSAKTLTSHGLTYLKEYDFSKAFAGNWNKIGK
- a CDS encoding aldo/keto reductase translates to MKTRILGNKLQVNEIGLGCMGLSMSFPPFPTEDEAVAFLRKAYKQGVNFFDTAEIYGPFENEKLVGKAFKDIRSEVIIATKFGFKYEGNKAVGLDSSRENILRALEGSLKRLQTNYIDLFYQHRVDPQVPIEEVAQVMKELIAAGKIKYWGLSEASAATIRRAHKICPVTVVQSEYSMFWREPEQKIFPTLKELQIGFVPFSPLGKGFLTGHVKPGQIFGEGDFRNTIPRFNNPEYLAANMKLVEFVRELANAKQTTPAAIAIGWVLAQGEWIVPIPGTKKINRLIENISASQLVFSSSEIEMIDQKLSEIEIIGFRYSEQSESQIDK
- a CDS encoding dUTP diphosphatase, producing MITKETIIWLSEQQKKLDNYIGQKWNLQNDETILKKRMVAFLVELGEYANEERSFKFWSQKPEAELNVQLDEYIDGIHFLISIGNQIGYDFNTYQSTDFGIDNNIDIYLTLISMFSEFIKTRDFETYEDLLNIYLQICEAKIYSETEIIEAYKLKNAINFKRQDNNY